The following are encoded in a window of Solibacillus sp. FSL R7-0668 genomic DNA:
- a CDS encoding LysM peptidoglycan-binding domain-containing protein codes for MTKEDYREKVEEHRQEIDLHNEPDAKLSRASRHQKKGKKKQSNPIMTLLVVVLIFIPLSILGYVWFVYEPSASKPEEVDANEKNDDVVVEFVKPDQDSTKGAADDKDEEEKVDDVKDKSTDADKNADLEKERLAAEAAKKAEEKEAEEAKKAEEAQKVAAQKAKELEEKKKAEEAAKAQQKTHTVQSTDNLYRIAIKYYGDGSPANIEKIKAANNLSSDSISTGQVLVIIP; via the coding sequence ATGACAAAAGAAGATTATCGTGAGAAGGTTGAGGAGCATCGTCAAGAGATTGATTTACATAACGAGCCGGATGCGAAATTGTCACGAGCTAGCCGACATCAAAAAAAAGGTAAGAAGAAACAATCGAATCCAATTATGACACTATTAGTTGTTGTTTTAATTTTTATTCCATTGAGCATTTTAGGATATGTATGGTTTGTTTATGAGCCAAGTGCTTCAAAACCAGAAGAGGTAGATGCGAATGAAAAAAATGATGATGTTGTCGTAGAATTTGTAAAACCAGATCAGGATTCAACAAAGGGCGCTGCTGATGACAAAGATGAAGAAGAAAAAGTGGATGATGTTAAAGATAAATCCACAGATGCTGATAAAAATGCAGATTTAGAAAAAGAGCGCTTAGCCGCTGAAGCAGCAAAAAAAGCTGAAGAGAAAGAAGCAGAGGAAGCGAAAAAAGCAGAAGAGGCTCAAAAAGTTGCGGCACAAAAAGCGAAAGAGCTAGAAGAAAAGAAAAAAGCTGAAGAAGCAGCAAAAGCACAGCAAAAAACTCATACTGTTCAATCTACGGATAATTTATATCGTATCGCCATAAAATACTATGGAGACGGTAGCCCAGCAAATATCGAAAAAATTAAAGCGGCCAATAATTTATCATCGGACAGTATTTCAACAGGTCAGGTATTAGTAATTATTCCGTAA